A genomic window from Nicotiana sylvestris chromosome 11, ASM39365v2, whole genome shotgun sequence includes:
- the LOC104219408 gene encoding uncharacterized protein, with translation MKARYFYFTVHSASDLQDVREFGRMKVYAKVSIAGKTKCTEVDHLNETNPKWNATLCFIVPEKDIIKGSTIPSKIELFCKRTFSHDKYVGELLLSLAPRYKGECTFPVRRNDSNESKSFGTLTFSHALGDTFIVANSSSSSSAKDNNLLIDIIKIGVDLANIAMATQEEEEEEDDDDYDDDGDDDVEEVEEDLL, from the coding sequence ATGAAGGCCAGATATTTTTATTTTACCGTCCATTCTGCTAGTGACCTCCAAGATGTTCGAGAATTCGGTCGAATGAAAGTTTATGCAAAGGTTTCAATAGCAGGAAAGACAAAGTGCACAGAAGTGGATCATTTGAACGAGACGAATCCTAAGTGGAATGCCACACTTTGCTTCATTGTGCCCGAGAAAGATATCATAAAAGGGAGTACTATTCCTTCTAAGATTGAGCTGTTTTGCAAAAGGACTTTCTCACATGATAAATACGTTGGGGAGCTGCTCCTTTCTCTAGCTCCTCGTTATAAAGGAGAATGTACTTTTCCAGTGCGCAGAAATGATTCAAATGAGAGCAAAAGTTTTGGAACTTTGACGTTTTCGCATGCTTTAGGAGATACATTCATAGTTGCgaactcatcatcatcatcatctgcaAAGGATAACAATCTGTTAATTGATATAATTAAAATTGGAGTGGATCTAGCGAATATTGCAATGGCtacacaagaagaagaagaagaagaagatgatgatgattatgatgatgatggtgatgatgatgtgGAGGAGGTGGAGGAAGATTTGCTTTAA